In the Orcinus orca chromosome 19, mOrcOrc1.1, whole genome shotgun sequence genome, TTTGGAGGAAATTTCTCCCTACCTCTGATGTTTATGAGATTAGAAGACCTAAAATTCTGGTCAGTCATGTGACACTATGCCCATGTCTTGTATGGTTGGGCATGAGTTAAGCCTATGGTGAAGAGGGCCTTGAACAGCTGGGGACGAGTTTGGAAGGACTGGTTTCTCTGTCTCTGGAGTTTTATTAGAATCTTGGGTAAAATGATTTTTCCTCATTACCTCTGAAGGGTATCCATGACCATTTTTTGGATGTGTGATCAAGGAGACTGTACCCCCATGTGCTTTCTTTCCTCTTAGCATAAAGAATCTGGATCAGATCTGGCAGCACCTTGAGATCCTGAGAGTGAAAGTGAACttggcttctctgagccttggtcttCCATTGCTGTTCTACTTGCCTCAGAACTGTTCACCTTTTTAATCCATCATACACACCACTATTTGATTTTCTTGAAATACTGCTTTTATTAtctcacacacagacatgcaaacTCACATTCAGAAAGTAGCCAGTGGCTGCCCATTACCTAAAGTAAAAGTTCTTGGCTTGGCATTTAGTTTGAGGTCTGGTCTAATTACTGTCCCTAAACAGCTAATGCATTGTCCTGACTCTTATCTCAGGCTCTCCTGATCCCCTGCGGCATTCAGAGTCCCCACCGCTTAAActaactttttctttaaacacaGACAATGTGTCTGACAGGTTCTGGCACACACTCAATTCTTTAAAGGAAAATGCCTtgtcgctttttttttttttttttacattcattgTAAGAAAAATTCAAACACTGAAGCATGACTTGTTTGAATGAACAAACCAAAGTCCTTTGTTTCTCCAGTCTCACAGCTTACAGCAAGCCATAATTACATTGTAAATCTTTTAtgcatgttcttttttcttcacaCTCCCTAcacatttagcttttttttttttttttttgcggtacgcgggcctctcactgttgtggcctctcccgttgaggagcacaggctccggacgcacaggctcagcggccatggctcacgggcccagccgctccgcggcatgtgggatcttcccagaccagggcacgaacccgcgtcccctgcatcggcaggcggactcgcaaccgctgcgccaccagggaagccccacatttagCTTTTTGAAAGCAGGAAACTACGTTTTTGTATCCCCTCTCCTCCAACCCAGACCtagatttacatatatatttttgttcaataaatgtttgaatgaatgtCCAAGTTTATAATTTTCTAGTTTTGTGGCAGTTGTTGAAAACTATAGTCATCACAGGAGCACAGTATgtgtaatttcctttcttttctttccattccagATGTAACCATAAACTAGTCACTGCAGAAAAAAATTCAggttaaattatattttgcttGCTTGGTCAAAGTAtccatttatttcaaattaaactTGGTGACTGGTTTCTAGTtgagtgtttttgttgttttggctgtgccacgcagcttgtgggatcttagttccctgactagagaTCCAACCCGGGCCCGGAAGTGAAAgtgccagagttctaaccactggacctccagggaattccctctagtTAAGTATTTTAATGATTCCCATTTAAAACTCAGTTGTTTGCCAGAAAGTGGTGCTTCATGTTACATCTAAATGTAATTGCTCTCTAGCACTTTCTTGGGGCCTTCTTACCCACCCCTTGccaccccctgccacccccagtcAGGGTTGTTTTATATACATTTGGCTGGTGCACacaattttggtaatttgtattttGCCAGAAGAtcatccatttcatctaggttttcCAATATCCTACCCTAAAGTCCTACCCTAATGAAATGGTCTCTAATTCTTTTCATCTCTTCTGGTTTTATGGTTATGTTCTATTTCTCATTCCCATTctggttaatttttctttttcttaataaggcTCTAAACAAGTTTATCGGCTTTATTGCTCATTTCAAagaaattagcatttgaatttatctcttctttttaatttttccatgttttttttaaagtatttatttacttatttatttggctgcactgggtcttagttgcagcatgggggatcttttttttagttgcagcctgtgaactcttagttgcggcatgtgggatctagtccccctgcattgggagcgcggagtcttagccactgtgccaccagggaagtccccattaattagtttttatttttactgattcactcttctttgcttctttgggtttattttactatgattttaaagtttcttgggacttccctggtggcacagtggttaagaatccgcctgccaatgcaggggacacgggttggagccctggtccgggaagatcccactggccgcggaggaactaagcccgtgcgccacaactactgagcctgcactctagagcccgtaagacacaactactgaagcccgcgcacctagagcccgtgctctgcaacaagagaagccaccacaataagaagcccatgcactgcaacgaagagtagcccccgctcgctgcaactagaaaaagcccgggagcagcaacaaagacccaacacagtcaaaaataaattaattaattaaaaaaaaagaaaattcagcttaaaaaaaaaagtttcttaaggTGACTTAAATTGTTTTATATCTATTTTCATTAACAAGTGAGGTAGTTAAGGTTATACATTTTCAAGCATGGCTGTTGCTAGGTCCTATAGATTTTACCACGAAGTGTTCTGTTTATTGCCTGTCCCTAAACAGCTAATGAATTGTCCAAATTCTTATCTCAAGCTTTCTTGATCCCCCCTGCAGAATTCAAGAGTTTGTAATTTcgcttttgatttcctcttttgatccagttggattcttttctttctgatttttactAGTTTGCTCAAGTTCTAGTGCATCCTATTTTTTCCCTTGTTAATTTGGACGTTCTACTGTACTTTTCCATTCTCATAATGGTTACCTCCCCTAGAACTCATCATCAGACGCATATTTCTCTCattattggaaaagaagatggcaGTGATTTCCTCTATCAACAAGTCCTTTTTCCCCTACCCCAGTAAACTGCAAccttacatttctttttactcCTCCGCAGggattgttttttatttactaaCGGACACGCATAGGCCGGTGGTTGGGAATATTTTCTCCCTGGGGGTAACTTCCTCCTCGGCTGTGACCCTTTAATCAGGTCTGGGAAGATGTAACGAGAAAACAGAACGTAGAGGAGGAAAGGCTGCAAAGAGGCCACGCACAGGCTGGAATTTCCCTGCCGTTTAAATCGGCTTGGACGGCCCCTGGGCCTACAACTGAACAGAAAAGCGAGGCCCTTCAGCCATTAAGCCAAAAGGCCCGCTCACGCCGGCCCCGCTCCCGTGTCCAAGGACTGCGATTCCCAGAGCCCTCCGCGACCGGAGAGGTCGCGGCCGCGGGTGCGCAGGCGCACACCTGCCCCCGCGGGTGGGCTGGAAGCGCGCTACGCAGAAGTGGTCAGATGGGAGCTCCGGGACCTGCGAGGTGAGTCTTAGCGGCGGCGCCCCGGGTGTCGCTCTTTGGCCCGCGCTGCTATGGCCAGTCCCGGAAGGCAGCGGCGGTTTCTGCAGTGAGCACACCCCGCAGGCAACCCTGTGAGGAGCCGAGGCCAGACCGCGCGGAACGGTGTCTGGGTCCCCACGGTTCCCGCGCCCGGTTGCACGGATTACGTCACGTGTTGTGGAGGGCGGTGGCTGGCCCGGTGcgcctcttctcttctctggagATCCCAGGGGTTAAAGTGAAGGGTGGGGGAATTGTAACTGGTATGGAggacagccccctccccaggcgaTCGGGCGGTCCCCTGCCCAGTGCCGTGCGCAGGAGTTCAGCTGCGGGCCGGCGCCGCCGGAACATCACCCCGAGAAACAGCCTTCTGCGCTCGTCTTCCGTGCTTCCTTTGTCCTCGGCCAGCGCCCCTGTTTGTGTGCCTTTAATGGCCTCTGGGTGCgtcccacctccttccctttAGATTTTCCTGACGCTGGACACCTTACCCGAGACCACGTCTTGCCCATAGCAGCCGCATCTCAGGACCCTACTACAGATCCTGGGCGTTTGAATAAGATTGCCTCattggaattttaaatttttcttttgttgtggccACTACAGAAACTTGAGAAAGAGTGGAGAGGCCATCTGGGAGGAGGCTGCCTCTTCAATACCTCTGAGAGTCAGTCACCTTGCACTGAAACGTTTCTCAGCTCTGAGCTCTGGAAACTTGGGTTTTGCTTAAGACTTGTTTCTTCCAGTGGGATCccggaacactttttttttttcctgctgttttctCCTGCTATAGCATTTATCTAGTTGTATTATCTAGTGTAGCAAACTTTTTACATATCTGTCTACCAGATTGTAAGTATCTCAAAGGCAATGACTCTTACTTGGAATAAGAATCTGGAGAGGAATGGAGAAAAAAGTATTAAAGGGTATAGTACAGGGTTTGGCTCTTGGTAGATTCTGAGTGTgtgttaatgaattaaaaaaaaaaaaagaatggggcttccctggtggcgcagtggttgagagtccgcctgtcgatgcaggggacgccggttcctgccctgatccgggaagatcccacatgtcgcggagcggctgggcccgtgagccatggccgctgagcctgcgcgtccggcgcctgtgctccgcaacgggagaggccacaacagtgagaggcccacgtacagcaaaaaaaaaaaaaaaaaaagaatgatttctaCTTGTTACAGGGTGCCCCTGAAAGACTCCTGCTAGTATGGGCCTTCTACAGAGCCAGTCCAGGCTAGGATGGCTGGATCACTAACAGCAGCTGAAACTCTGGCCCTTCAGGATACACAGGGTCAAGAGAAGATTATGATGATGGAGCCAAAGGAAGAGGAACAGTCTTGGGAGTGTGAGACCAGGCTACATGGGAACCGCTCTCCCAGTCAGGAGATCTTCCGCCAACGCTTCAGGCAGCTCTGCTACCAGGAGACTCCTGGTCCCCGGGAGGCCCTGAGCCGACTAAGGGTGCTCTGCTGTGAGTGGCTAAGGCCCGAGAGGCACACCAAGGAGCAGATCCTGGAGTTGCTGGTGCTGGAACAATTCCTGACCATCCTACCGGAGAAGCTCCAGTCCTGGGTGCGGGGACATCACCCTGAGAGTGGAGAGGAGGCTGTGACTGTGCTGGAGGATTTAGAGAAAGGACTTGATGAACCAGGACTGCAGGTGGGAAGGGGAACATACGATCTGTTGTGGGAGCCAGATCAATGACCTTCAGGCTGGACAGAGGGGCAGCAGTAGGGGGAGTTGCCAAGTTCAAAACTCTTTGAGGCCAGGCAGAGCAGtgagtgtgtgtttctgtgtgttttttctgCCCTCAAGTCCTGAATAAGACTCTAGCTCCTCTTCCTGCCCCTGTGCTGACTCTGAGGAGGCTCTCCAAAGTCTCCTTGGAAGCTTTGGCTCCACAGAAACCGAGTGGTGCCTGATCACCTCCAGGTCCCAGGCCCGGTACACGGACCTGCACAGGAAGAGCCGTGGGAGGAGAAGGAGCCTGTGGGAGCAGCCCAGGAGAAACCAAGCATCCAGCTCCAGCCTAAGGAGACCCAGCCTTTCCCAGAGCGTGGTGAGGAGCAGGAttctgtggggagggagaggaggaggagagtgtATAAAGGGCACAGAGGAGGTGGTCAAGAGTTGGCTATCCTCATCTTGCCCTTACTATTCTTACCTCTTAGGTGAGAGACGTAGCCTGTTTCATCACTCACAAAATTAGGAATAACGATAACCTACCTCATGTAGtagctgtaaggattaaatttcAATCATAACCTGGCTGTAAAGCCTCACCAGCATCTCCGGGCTTTAGAGTGCCCTAAAACAGGACCAGAAAATACTTCATTCACTTCCTGCCTCATCATCTCCACTGCCCTGGGCTACAGGCCAGCCTGGAAATCTATTTCAACTTTCTCATGACTCCCAAAACATACTTTTTAAGCCATAACACACTCCGCGTGAGACACAGCCTGTCATCACCTTTATCTACCACCTACCCCCCACCTAAAAGCCCTATTTGATACTCTCTTCCATCTACACTTCTGCCCTTCAGATTCACCACAAAAGCTTCCTTTCCGGCCTGCCTTCATCCCCACAAacatcctctcctccttcctacGGCAAACTCTAGAGGGAGAGCCTCAGGACCACACACTGGCCTTGCTGAGTGCTGTATAACCTCATGAACCATCGGGAACGTGACATGAATATTTTGCTAATCAAGAAGACTCTATTTAAATACTTCATTTTACACCACAACCCCACCACCATCAGACAAAAGCCCATGAAAATTCAAATTCTTGTTGGCAACAAAATGGGAAAAACTAGAAATGGAGATTAATCTTAGTGTCTGCTCCataagtatgtttttatttcccagcACTTCCCTGCCTTTCTTGCAGAGTTCTCCTTGTCTcctttacttctgttttgtaagtctCTCTTCAAAGCTAACtactgtttgactttttttttcagcaagCATGTTTCAGATTTCTTTAACCACAAGCAtttaacctgaaaaaaaatgtatttttaaagtcttgCATTACCTTATAGCAATTGCTTTTTGTCCTCTTTAGACTACAGAAAGCAttacaattaaaagacaaaaagcgttagagatgttttaaaaaccaaaatgcaAAGCACTCTTCTCTTCGTTTTTTAAGGAGCAGGTCAAAGGGAAAGGCAGAAAGCACCAAGAAGGCAGTCGTCCCTTCAGTAAAGGAGCCAGCTGCTTGGGGATCCTTTTCTGTGGCTAGAGATTTGTGGGGCAGGGAATGACGGGGAAGAGGTGAAGGTCACGGAGTCAGGAGGAGCAGGGTCTTTGCGCGTTTAGGAACGTCCCTTTTCCCTCAACCTGTGATTCTCATTTTTCCCTTCCCACACATCATCACTCCCTagtttcttgaaaatattatttttgctcatattttttaagagtaaatcctaaaaaaGAAGGTCCTgccttgaaatttatttttcaaataacatttttgCAGTGTTCCATtaaggaaaatttagaaaaaacagataagggggaggggggagaaaaaaggagaaacctTCTCCCCTACACAATCCCATCACCAACAGATGACCAGTGTTCATATTTAAATGACTTTCCTTCTGAATTTTGTCGTGTGtgtatattgaatattttttaagcttttattttcatGCCAGAAATCCTAATCCAAGTGTCATTTCTCCATACATCCAGAACAGGTATATTTACATTTTCCATCAGTTGTTGCAGAAGATGATGCAGAGCCCAAGGACAAAGGGTCGTTGCCAGAACCACCCATTACTGACGTGGAATCACAGGTGCTCAGAGAAAAACTCACCACCAGCATCTCTACATTTGAAGCTGCCTCTGAAGTTGAGGCCCCTTTAGAGCAGCAGCAGAGAAATCTCAAAGGGGAAAGGCTGAAGAAGTCCCCCGCTCAGGGGAAAAGCTTCAGGCAGATGGTCGTCACCCTTAAGACAACTCCCACAGGGAAGAAAGACCATGAATGCAGTGAATGTGGTAAAGCCTTCATTTATAACTCACACCTTATAATCCACCAGAGAATCCAttctggagagaaaccctataagTGCAGTGACTGTGGGAAAACTTTCAACCAGAGCTCAAACCTCATTcagcatcagagaattcatacaggagagaaaccctacgAATGTCATGTGTGTGGGAAGTCCTTCAGGTGGAGTGCTCACCTTGTTCAACATCAGAGGGTTCATTCAGGGGAGAAGCCCTACGAGTGTAATgagtgtgggaaggccttcagtCAAAGCTCATATCTAAGTCAGCATCTGAGAATCCACAGTGGAGAGAAACCTTTCCTATGTAAAGAATGTGGGAAGGCCTACAGATGGAGTTCTGAGCTTATCAGACATCAGAGAGTTCATGCCAGAAAAGAGCCTTCCCAATGGACTGTGGGTGAGAAAGTCTCCAGACAGAATTGTACTTTTGTCTGATCAGTTTTAGGACTATATTCCATAAAAGTTATAAGCACCTTAAGATTTTTCCTGTGTCTTTCTTGatttaggaaaaaatgtttaCCTAGTCCCACCTTCAGCTCATCGCCTCATGCCCTCTGTTTGAGATGACTGTATCAACTAGC is a window encoding:
- the ZNF232 gene encoding zinc finger protein 232, which encodes MAGSLTAAETLALQDTQGQEKIMMMEPKEEEQSWECETRLHGNRSPSQEIFRQRFRQLCYQETPGPREALSRLRVLCCEWLRPERHTKEQILELLVLEQFLTILPEKLQSWVRGHHPESGEEAVTVLEDLEKGLDEPGLQVPGPVHGPAQEEPWEEKEPVGAAQEKPSIQLQPKETQPFPEREQVYLHFPSVVAEDDAEPKDKGSLPEPPITDVESQVLREKLTTSISTFEAASEVEAPLEQQQRNLKGERLKKSPAQGKSFRQMVVTLKTTPTGKKDHECSECGKAFIYNSHLIIHQRIHSGEKPYKCSDCGKTFNQSSNLIQHQRIHTGEKPYECHVCGKSFRWSAHLVQHQRVHSGEKPYECNECGKAFSQSSYLSQHLRIHSGEKPFLCKECGKAYRWSSELIRHQRVHARKEPSQWTVGEKVSRQNCTFV